The following coding sequences are from one Rhipicephalus microplus isolate Deutch F79 chromosome 3, USDA_Rmic, whole genome shotgun sequence window:
- the LOC119187161 gene encoding 3-alpha-hydroxysteroid sulfotransferase produces MSARRPYRQIIDGVPRCPVVIPEIFRKSLSFRAAKGDVVQSSYPKSGTHWVQYLTQLILNGGQPINSYDDFTRNHRAIEYVDIEGWVSSMPVRLFTTHLPLSRDTMNKEAKYVYVARNPWDVCVSQFRMTKDLNVAKFDDGTFEEFFEPFVEGDLGYGSYFDHVASGYALKDEQNVFFVTYEELKKDTRGTVLRLASFLGESYHTALLKDSQMLQNILELSKPERMRNVIVLNLSGNETQEWNELFDNRKITSKDGYAGDKSKYAVVKEAKVGGWKTYFTPELLARFEKKVLQEGDRASFMKLWDDIRKEAFKLSREST; encoded by the coding sequence ATGTCAGCTCGGAGGCCCTACCGGCAAATCATCGATGGTGTGCCCAGGTGTCCGGTGGTCATACCAGAAATCTTTCGAAAAAGCCTCTCTTTTCGCGCTGCCAAGGGGGACGTTGTGCAGAGCAGCTATCCCAAAAGCGGCACCCACTGGGTTCAGTACCTCACGCAGCTTATTCTGAACGGAGGACAACCCATCAACTCCTACGACGATTTCACCCGCAACCACAGGGCGATCGAGTACGTGGACATCGAAGGTTGGGTGTCGTCGATGCCAGTCAGACTGTTCACGACGCACCTGCCGTTGAGTCGAGACACAATGAACAAGGAGGCCAAGTATGTCTACGTCGCCCGAAACCCGTGGGATGTTTGTGTGTCACAGTTCCGCATGACCAAAGATCTCAATGTCGCGAAGTTCGACGACGGAACCTTCGAAGAGTTTTTCGAACCGTTCGTCGAGGGCGATTTGGGTTACGGGAGCTACTTCGACCACGTGGCGTCAGGTTACGCCCTCAAGGATGAACAGAACGTGTTCTTCGTGACCTACGAGGAGCTCAAGAAGGACACTAGAGGCACAGTCTTGAGACTGGCTAGCTTTCTGGGTGAGAGCTATCATACAGCTCTTCTGAAAGACTCGCAAATGCTCCAGAACATCCTCGAGTTGTCAAAACCAGAGCGTATGAGAAATGTTATCGTGCTTAATCTCAGCGGGAATGAGACTCAGGAATGGAACGAGCTTTTTGACAACCGGAAGATTACGAGCAAGGACGGCTACGCTGGAGACAAATCAAAGTACGCTGTGGTCAAAGAAGCCAAGGTGGGAGGATGGAAAACATATTTTACGCCCGAACTACTCGCCCGTTTTGAGAAGAAAGTACTGCAAGAAGGGGACAGGGCCTCATTTATGAAACTTTGGGATGACATTCGCAAGGAAGCTTTCAAATTATCCCGCGAGTCTACATAA